The segment AACAGTGATTAGCACCATTATTATTAACGAGGAAATTGACCATGGCAGACTGGACCATCAAGTTACACGATACCATTATTAAGACTTTTCCCATCAAGGAAGGCCAGACAATTACCATCGGCAGAGGAAATGAATGTGACATCTCCCTCGACAACACTGCTATCTCCAGACAACACATATCCATCTCCATGAACAGTGGCATTTATTTCGTGTCGGATATGGGCAGTACCAACGGCACGTTCGTTAATGGCAAAAAAATCAAGACGGATGAGCCTGTTTCTGAAAAAGACGTCATCGTCTTTGGAAAATTCACCTTAACTCCACTCGTTCATGGGGAAACTGCGTTGCGAGTCGCAGCCTCTGTTTCGGTTGGCGCCATGGATCTTGATGAAGAGACAGTCTTTGTCACTAACAAAAAAC is part of the Desulfobulbaceae bacterium genome and harbors:
- a CDS encoding FHA domain-containing protein, with product MADWTIKLHDTIIKTFPIKEGQTITIGRGNECDISLDNTAISRQHISISMNSGIYFVSDMGSTNGTFVNGKKIKTDEPVSEKDVIVFGKFTLTPLVHGETALRVAASVSVGAMDLDEETVFVTNKKQPPSTQQFKSKSVGPGLTVIRGEASTKKLPLGGTSSVKIGKDPSCDMVIPGWFVAKAQAYIIKRDTAFILIPQRSWAGTYVNDIKITSEYTLRSGDIITIRGTTLRFE